From candidate division WOR-3 bacterium, the proteins below share one genomic window:
- a CDS encoding GNAT family N-acetyltransferase: MKENQIEIRTGTIEDVAVITDLIRNMVLEMENYSGHRVDKSNSVWIAMEKNVRSNIYSIEHIFLIAYHESQKDDVIGMVSADIEPLDSIFVEKKRLHLSAVYVEPNARRKGVAEQLIGKMLEWGQQMNVEEVDLNVLVSNPAKQLYEKLGFKPNEISLVKKMGK, translated from the coding sequence ATGAAAGAAAATCAGATTGAAATACGAACGGGTACAATAGAAGACGTTGCGGTTATCACTGATCTTATCAGGAATATGGTTCTTGAGATGGAAAATTACAGCGGCCATAGAGTTGATAAATCTAATTCAGTATGGATAGCAATGGAAAAAAATGTCAGGTCAAATATTTACAGTATAGAACATATATTTCTCATCGCTTATCACGAGTCGCAAAAAGACGATGTAATCGGTATGGTTTCAGCGGACATCGAACCTTTGGACAGCATATTTGTTGAAAAAAAGCGTTTGCATCTGAGCGCTGTATATGTTGAACCTAATGCACGTCGAAAAGGAGTTGCGGAGCAACTGATTGGGAAGATGTTGGAATGGGGTCAACAGATGAACGTGGAAGAGGTCGATCTTAACGTATTAGTGTCAAATCCCGCCAAGCAATTGTACGAAAAGCTTGGTTTTAAACCGAATGAAATATCACTGGTAAAGAAAATGGGAAAATGA
- a CDS encoding radical SAM protein, translating into MLTHLLRVFIGQQLKLYLFKKATGFLPDFNDRDVGLYVHVPFCKALCDFCPYYKETFEKDKFSAYLKALSVEIDIAGRIIGNSENKFTTLYFGGGSPALAVDYLENIRRELDDRYVIKGLAGIELHPQDIEKDTSKKLLGANIDMVSVGIQSFDEQLLNNLGREYTDGAKQLKKLCSQKFKAVDIDLIFGIPGQTRQNIQEDFSRAVDLGATQISAYPFIDFSYANNRNKPLGNSQKKDLLDGLLEIAWARNFIRTSVWTFGKKDSPRYSSVTRDCFLGFGPSAASLGNDAFKMNTFSVDSYIDSLNKGRIPTVLKMEFTPRTRRAYWLFWNCYNGVLNEDSYFKLFETRLKNDFSFYLKLGEKLKLFKRTSNGWELTMSGSYYFHIVEQSYTHQYIDKTWRASMETPWPKEIRLY; encoded by the coding sequence ATGCTGACTCATTTATTGAGAGTATTCATAGGACAACAGTTAAAACTTTACCTGTTTAAAAAAGCCACGGGTTTTTTACCTGATTTCAACGATCGCGATGTCGGATTATATGTTCATGTACCATTTTGCAAAGCATTGTGCGATTTTTGCCCCTATTACAAGGAAACCTTTGAAAAAGACAAGTTTAGTGCATACTTAAAAGCGCTTTCTGTTGAAATTGATATTGCCGGTAGAATTATCGGGAATTCTGAAAACAAATTTACAACTCTCTATTTTGGAGGTGGAAGCCCGGCCCTGGCAGTTGATTATCTTGAAAATATTCGCAGAGAATTAGATGACAGATATGTAATTAAGGGATTGGCAGGAATAGAATTACATCCACAAGATATTGAAAAAGATACGTCAAAAAAACTTTTGGGCGCGAACATTGATATGGTAAGCGTCGGGATTCAGTCGTTTGACGAACAACTGCTGAACAATCTGGGTAGAGAATATACAGACGGTGCCAAACAGTTAAAAAAACTATGTTCTCAGAAGTTCAAAGCCGTTGATATAGACCTAATATTCGGAATCCCGGGTCAGACTAGACAAAATATTCAAGAAGATTTTTCCCGCGCAGTAGATCTTGGCGCAACACAAATATCAGCATATCCGTTTATTGATTTCAGTTATGCTAATAATCGGAACAAACCCTTGGGAAACAGCCAGAAAAAGGATTTGCTCGATGGTTTGTTGGAGATTGCCTGGGCCAGAAATTTTATAAGAACGTCTGTCTGGACGTTCGGGAAAAAGGACTCTCCGAGATACTCTTCCGTGACCCGTGATTGTTTTTTGGGGTTTGGGCCAAGCGCCGCTTCTCTAGGAAATGATGCTTTTAAAATGAACACCTTTTCTGTTGATTCGTATATTGATTCGCTGAATAAGGGCAGGATTCCGACCGTGTTGAAAATGGAGTTTACGCCGAGGACAAGAAGAGCGTATTGGTTGTTCTGGAACTGTTATAATGGCGTGTTAAATGAAGATTCTTATTTTAAATTATTTGAGACAAGATTGAAAAATGATTTTTCTTTCTACTTGAAATTGGGGGAGAAATTAAAATTGTTTAAGCGAACAAGTAATGGGTGGGAATTGACGATGTCAGGAAGTTACTATTTTCATATTGTCGAGCAATCGTATACACATCAATACATCGATAAGACATGGCGTGCATCCATGGAAACCCCTTGGCCCAAGGAAATCAGGCTCTATTGA
- a CDS encoding DNA alkylation repair protein, producing the protein MEKIIEKIRTELRKNIDEKTELTSQKFFKEKIKFYGVKVPIVNKISREYFKFIESKTKSEIFDICERLWQSGFIEESFIACHWSYYIHKKFEPEDFQIFEKWVDKYVDNWASCDTLCNHTVGEFIVMYPKYLCRLKDMAKSKNRWMRRASSVSLIIPARKGKFLKEILEIADILLLDKDDLVQKGYGWMLKAASEARQKEVFDYVIKNKSQMPRTALRYAIEKIPKDLKIKAMER; encoded by the coding sequence ATGGAAAAAATCATTGAGAAAATAAGAACAGAACTGAGAAAAAACATTGATGAAAAAACTGAGTTAACCAGTCAGAAATTTTTTAAGGAAAAGATAAAGTTTTACGGGGTAAAGGTTCCAATTGTAAATAAAATAAGCAGGGAATATTTCAAATTTATCGAATCAAAGACAAAATCTGAAATATTTGACATTTGCGAAAGGTTATGGCAATCCGGATTTATTGAAGAATCGTTCATTGCCTGCCATTGGTCTTATTATATCCATAAGAAATTCGAACCTGAAGACTTTCAAATTTTCGAGAAATGGGTAGACAAATATGTCGATAACTGGGCTTCATGCGATACTCTTTGCAATCATACGGTTGGAGAATTCATTGTAATGTATCCCAAGTATTTATGCAGATTAAAAGACATGGCCAAATCAAAAAACAGATGGATGCGCCGAGCGTCGTCCGTGTCATTGATTATACCGGCAAGAAAGGGAAAATTTCTAAAGGAAATTTTAGAAATTGCTGATATTCTGCTTTTGGATAAAGATGATTTGGTTCAAAAAGGTTACGGCTGGATGCTCAAAGCTGCTAGTGAAGCCCGTCAAAAAGAGGTGTTTGATTATGTAATAAAAAACAAGAGTCAAATGCCACGAACCGCTTTACGGTACGCCATTGAAAAAATACCGAAAGATTTAAAAATAAAAGCTATGGAGAGGTAA
- a CDS encoding type II toxin-antitoxin system VapC family toxin, translated as MYLLDTNICIYIIKKKPADVLKTLKIKSKKDIYISAITIAELEFGVSKSQFPEKNKIALIEFLSIFNILAFDDKDAVNFGIIKTDLEKKGKIIGQMDLLLAAQAKTKKLILVTNNIKEFERVDGIRIENWVKE; from the coding sequence ATGTATCTGCTGGATACGAATATTTGTATCTATATCATAAAGAAAAAGCCTGCAGATGTTTTAAAGACATTAAAAATAAAATCTAAAAAAGATATTTATATATCAGCAATAACAATTGCTGAATTAGAATTTGGAGTTTCAAAAAGCCAATTCCCTGAAAAGAATAAAATAGCTTTGATTGAGTTTTTATCAATCTTCAATATTTTAGCATTTGACGACAAAGATGCAGTTAATTTTGGGATTATTAAAACAGATTTGGAAAAAAAAGGTAAAATAATAGGTCAAATGGATTTATTGTTGGCAGCTCAGGCAAAAACGAAAAAGCTCATCCTTGTCACAAATAACATAAAAGAGTTTGAAAGAGTAGATGGAATAAGAATTGAGAATTGGGTAAAAGAATAA
- a CDS encoding antitoxin, which yields MKNAKLFINGRSQAVRLPKEFQFSGKDVLIQKIGDAVILLPHDKLWEVFLQGLNGFTDDFMKEGRNQGKNQIREEF from the coding sequence ATGAAAAACGCAAAACTTTTTATAAATGGCAGAAGTCAGGCCGTTCGTTTACCCAAGGAATTCCAGTTTTCAGGGAAAGATGTTCTAATCCAGAAAATTGGTGACGCCGTTATTCTTCTCCCGCACGATAAATTATGGGAAGTATTCCTTCAAGGTTTGAATGGTTTCACTGATGATTTTATGAAAGAAGGCCGTAATCAAGGGAAAAATCAAATACGAGAAGAGTTTTGA
- a CDS encoding alpha-mannosidase, with the protein MQNEKIYGERIKQFIERLGKKVYFDAIPLKAFYINTKNIPVSYEKMQTMDFQQIQTGEKWGEVWDCGWFKFYGTIPKEWQNSDFGVYLDTDGESCVFENKIPVAGLTNKIHWDLRAGKYYYPLIKPAGDKFELILETSANSLFGEAGKKDYFLNGSDLVRFDKKIFELWMDMRVLYEIAENQKNGSVRRKRIFSELNKILNLPDENCFIENSLNITKSLLAVPASWSALTVYSIGHAHLDMAWLWPVRETRRKGIRTFATALQMMEEYPLYKFGASQPQLYEWVKQDQPLLFEKIRRAVEEGCWELQGAMWVEPDMNLSGSESLVRQCLYGKRFFRDEFGKEINNLWLPDVFGYSAALPQILKKCGVDYFMTMKISWNETNRFPHHLFNWQGIDGSSVIAHFLPTDDYNVANTPKELIKGEEKFSQSDIADAFLNLYGNGDGGGGPGREHIEYGLRQQNTDGVPRFKFAFAQDFFKKISEIDKNILPVWVGELYLELHRGTYTTQALMKKYNRRLEQRLRDIEFLSAINGGIFVKELEKIWKNTLLNQFHDILPGSSIKQVYEDAHALSEKNLSLLDEIQTQILSEFYDEETSGKYHVFMNTLNWERRETVELPVDKEQNEVFTETGERFFAERQDDKLIFCLDLPPMAMIAVTTGTTELKKDTFNELSFKDNVLENSLVRIRLEDDGSIGSFFHKEYDYEFLSGPANQFLLYDDEPLKWEAWDINHYYREKPPIKPKLLERNVIEINRFRIKILQKLKIAESLIEQDITLEEGSSLLRFDNTVHWQEKRKMLRLSAETSVLCNDSISEIQFGSISRPNNNNTSWDTARFEICAHRYAGLSNHSYGFAVLNDCKYGHYIKGSTIDLNLLRSPVMPDGNIADQGIHGFAFAYYVHKNRIEVSDTWKKAHEFNTPLLRFSAKIIPDFQNPMTIIGDSGNIKIEAIKPAEKGKGIVLRFYETCGRNGEFIFQPKANYKNCSETDLLENITEQLDFENCGSISLKFKPFEIKTIKLN; encoded by the coding sequence ATGCAGAATGAGAAAATATACGGCGAAAGAATAAAGCAGTTTATAGAAAGACTCGGCAAAAAAGTCTATTTTGATGCCATTCCCTTAAAAGCTTTCTACATTAATACCAAAAATATCCCGGTGAGTTATGAAAAGATGCAGACCATGGATTTTCAGCAGATTCAAACCGGAGAAAAATGGGGGGAGGTCTGGGATTGCGGGTGGTTTAAGTTTTACGGAACAATACCAAAAGAATGGCAGAACTCCGATTTCGGTGTCTATCTCGACACTGACGGAGAATCGTGCGTCTTTGAAAACAAGATTCCGGTCGCCGGACTTACAAACAAAATACATTGGGATCTCAGGGCAGGAAAATACTATTACCCCTTAATAAAACCGGCAGGGGATAAATTTGAACTTATTCTTGAGACTTCGGCCAATTCGCTTTTCGGAGAAGCAGGCAAAAAGGATTATTTTTTGAATGGGTCTGATCTTGTCCGTTTTGACAAGAAAATTTTTGAATTATGGATGGATATGCGGGTGCTCTACGAGATCGCTGAAAACCAGAAAAACGGTTCGGTCCGCAGAAAAAGAATTTTCTCGGAGCTCAACAAAATTTTAAATCTGCCGGATGAAAACTGTTTTATAGAAAATTCCCTGAATATTACCAAATCTCTTCTGGCTGTGCCGGCATCCTGGTCGGCTCTGACAGTCTATTCCATAGGTCATGCCCATCTTGACATGGCATGGCTCTGGCCGGTCAGAGAAACCAGACGGAAAGGGATTAGAACATTTGCAACGGCTTTGCAGATGATGGAAGAATATCCCCTGTACAAATTCGGAGCCAGTCAGCCTCAGCTCTACGAATGGGTCAAGCAGGATCAGCCCCTGCTTTTTGAGAAAATCCGCAGAGCCGTCGAGGAAGGCTGCTGGGAATTACAGGGAGCCATGTGGGTGGAGCCGGATATGAATCTTTCCGGTTCGGAATCTCTGGTCAGACAATGTCTATACGGAAAAAGGTTTTTCAGGGATGAGTTCGGAAAGGAAATCAACAATCTTTGGCTGCCCGACGTTTTCGGTTACAGCGCCGCCTTGCCCCAGATTCTAAAAAAGTGCGGAGTTGACTATTTTATGACAATGAAGATATCCTGGAATGAAACCAACCGCTTTCCGCATCATCTTTTCAACTGGCAGGGCATTGACGGAAGTTCTGTCATTGCGCACTTTTTGCCGACTGACGACTACAATGTTGCCAACACTCCCAAAGAACTTATTAAAGGTGAAGAAAAATTTTCTCAGAGCGACATTGCCGACGCTTTTTTGAATCTCTACGGAAACGGAGACGGCGGCGGCGGACCGGGAAGAGAACATATTGAATACGGCCTGCGCCAGCAGAACACCGACGGTGTACCCCGGTTCAAGTTTGCTTTTGCACAGGATTTTTTCAAAAAAATCAGCGAAATTGATAAAAACATCCTGCCGGTTTGGGTGGGAGAGCTTTATCTTGAACTGCACAGGGGAACTTATACTACACAGGCCCTGATGAAAAAATATAACCGCAGACTTGAGCAAAGACTCAGAGATATAGAATTTCTTTCGGCGATAAACGGAGGAATTTTTGTAAAAGAACTGGAGAAAATCTGGAAAAACACTCTGCTCAATCAGTTTCACGATATTCTGCCCGGTTCCTCAATAAAACAGGTCTATGAAGACGCTCATGCTCTCAGTGAGAAAAATTTATCTCTATTGGATGAAATTCAGACCCAAATATTGAGTGAATTTTATGATGAGGAAACTTCCGGCAAGTATCATGTTTTTATGAATACCCTCAACTGGGAACGCAGGGAGACAGTTGAACTTCCGGTTGATAAAGAACAAAACGAGGTTTTTACAGAGACAGGAGAAAGGTTTTTTGCCGAAAGGCAGGATGACAAGCTGATCTTTTGCCTCGATTTGCCTCCAATGGCAATGATCGCCGTGACAACGGGAACCACGGAACTCAAAAAAGATACATTTAACGAACTATCTTTTAAAGACAATGTACTGGAAAACAGCTTGGTCAGAATCAGACTGGAAGACGATGGAAGCATTGGATCCTTTTTTCATAAAGAATATGATTACGAATTTCTGAGCGGACCGGCAAACCAGTTTTTGTTGTATGACGATGAACCGCTCAAATGGGAAGCATGGGACATCAACCATTATTACCGGGAAAAGCCTCCGATAAAACCAAAACTCCTGGAACGAAATGTTATTGAAATCAACCGATTCAGAATTAAAATACTGCAAAAGCTTAAAATTGCGGAGAGTCTCATAGAACAGGATATAACTCTTGAAGAGGGATCCTCTCTTTTGAGGTTTGACAATACTGTTCATTGGCAGGAAAAGAGAAAAATGCTGAGGTTGTCAGCCGAAACGTCAGTTCTCTGCAATGATTCCATATCGGAAATTCAGTTTGGTTCAATCAGCCGTCCCAATAATAATAACACAAGCTGGGATACCGCACGTTTTGAAATCTGCGCTCACCGTTATGCAGGATTGAGCAACCACAGCTACGGTTTTGCCGTGCTCAACGACTGCAAATACGGTCATTATATTAAAGGTTCGACTATTGACCTAAATCTTCTGCGCTCTCCCGTCATGCCTGACGGCAATATTGCCGATCAGGGAATCCATGGATTTGCTTTTGCTTACTATGTTCACAAAAACCGGATAGAGGTGAGCGACACCTGGAAAAAGGCTCATGAATTCAATACTCCACTTCTCAGGTTTTCAGCCAAAATAATTCCTGACTTTCAAAACCCTATGACAATTATTGGTGACAGCGGAAATATTAAAATAGAGGCAATTAAACCGGCTGAGAAAGGGAAAGGAATTGTCCTGAGATTTTACGAGACCTGCGGTCGCAACGGCGAGTTTATCTTTCAGCCCAAAGCTAATTATAAAAATTGTTCTGAAACCGATCTCCTGGAAAATATAACTGAGCAACTCGACTTTGAAAATTGCGGATCAATCAGCTTGAAATTCAAACCATTTGAGATTAAAACCATAAAATTGAATTAG
- a CDS encoding 2-oxoacid ferredoxin oxidoreductase (catalyzes the coenzyme A-dependent decarboxylation of 2-oxoacids, such as pyruvate and 2-oxoglutarate), with translation MSSIFDFNREIDIAWCPGCGNFDILKALKGALDDLKIQRDQLVMVSGIGQAAKMPQYINVSFFNGLHGRSLPAATAIKATDPKLTVIAESGDGCTYGEGGNHFLATIRRNPDITNLVHNNMVYGLTKGQASPTSKRGFKTPVQTAGVYLEPFNPAAVAVAMGASFVARAFSGDVDKTREIIKKAIIHKGYSLVDILQPCVSFNKENNFRWYRDNTYYLDESWDSTDRDKAMRNALENNKFSLGVIYNTTENTVFEENLFPQRKESVPLYKTKPGIDKLKKILDSKKV, from the coding sequence ATGTCATCCATTTTTGATTTTAATAGGGAAATTGATATCGCGTGGTGCCCGGGATGCGGCAACTTTGATATACTCAAAGCGCTAAAAGGGGCTCTTGATGACCTGAAGATTCAAAGAGATCAGCTTGTTATGGTTTCTGGCATAGGTCAGGCCGCGAAAATGCCTCAATATATTAATGTTAGTTTCTTCAACGGTCTTCACGGCAGATCACTGCCGGCGGCGACAGCCATAAAGGCGACTGATCCCAAACTGACTGTTATTGCTGAAAGCGGCGACGGATGCACTTACGGCGAGGGTGGAAATCATTTTCTGGCAACAATCCGCAGAAATCCGGATATAACCAACCTTGTTCATAACAATATGGTTTACGGCCTCACAAAAGGGCAGGCTTCTCCGACAAGTAAACGTGGCTTCAAAACTCCCGTTCAGACTGCCGGTGTATATCTTGAACCGTTTAATCCTGCCGCTGTTGCTGTAGCAATGGGCGCTTCATTTGTCGCCAGGGCTTTTTCCGGGGATGTTGATAAAACCAGAGAGATTATAAAAAAAGCGATAATCCATAAAGGATATTCTTTGGTTGACATACTGCAACCCTGCGTTTCATTCAATAAAGAAAATAATTTTCGCTGGTATCGAGACAATACATACTATCTGGATGAATCCTGGGATTCAACAGACAGAGACAAGGCAATGCGCAATGCACTTGAAAACAATAAATTTTCTCTCGGAGTTATTTATAACACTACAGAAAATACTGTTTTCGAAGAAAACCTTTTTCCGCAACGAAAAGAATCCGTACCTCTTTATAAAACAAAACCCGGCATAGATAAACTGAAGAAAATACTGGATTCAAAAAAAGTGTAA